The proteins below are encoded in one region of Bacillus vallismortis:
- the gntB gene encoding guanitoxin biosynthesis L-arginine gamma (S) hydroxylase — MDYLHYRFSKEITTELRPLYKSNNYRGLAGIVYDFLVIAVAIYLCQLNYLFYPLSVLLIGSRQRALATILHDASHLCLAKNKKLNYFLGTYLSGYLIGQEFNIYKDSHVKGHHTHLGNPDKDPDYQYHLDIGLYKLNSHKHFLYKYILKPLFLLNVISYSYYVFKNRMLQFKKHPRQYFYMSVYWLIILAVIIYFGVFHYFLLFWVVPFFTSFMAIGWFIELAEHYPLVYRNNESLKMTRNRYSHWLEAFFLSIHGEAYHLTHHLQASIPYWNIKKAHLIMMKDENYKTLNSYMGGVFFSSNSNPPLIKDLIKNQKLPISGKVAG, encoded by the coding sequence GTGGATTATCTTCATTACCGTTTCTCAAAAGAAATCACAACTGAATTAAGGCCCTTGTACAAATCAAATAATTATCGCGGGCTGGCAGGTATTGTTTATGATTTTCTAGTTATTGCTGTTGCCATCTATTTATGCCAGCTTAATTATTTATTCTACCCTTTATCAGTTTTGTTAATTGGGTCGAGGCAAAGAGCACTAGCCACAATTCTTCATGATGCATCACATCTATGCTTAGCAAAAAACAAAAAACTTAATTATTTCTTAGGTACATATCTCTCCGGTTATTTAATTGGACAAGAATTCAATATTTATAAAGATTCACACGTCAAGGGCCATCACACCCATTTAGGCAATCCCGATAAGGACCCCGACTATCAATACCATCTCGATATAGGTTTATACAAGTTAAATAGCCATAAGCATTTTTTATACAAATATATACTTAAGCCCCTATTTTTATTAAATGTTATAAGTTATTCTTATTATGTATTTAAAAATAGAATGCTTCAATTTAAAAAACACCCTAGACAATATTTTTATATGTCTGTTTACTGGCTTATCATTTTAGCAGTTATCATTTATTTTGGCGTGTTTCATTATTTTCTATTATTCTGGGTGGTTCCCTTCTTTACTTCATTTATGGCAATTGGTTGGTTTATTGAATTGGCCGAGCATTATCCATTAGTTTATCGAAATAATGAAAGCTTAAAAATGACCCGCAATCGTTATAGCCATTGGCTGGAAGCCTTTTTTTTAAGCATTCATGGAGAAGCCTATCATTTAACCCATCACCTTCAAGCCAGCATTCCCTATTGGAACATAAAAAAAGCCCATCTCATCATGATGAAAGATGAAAATTATAAAACATTAAACAGCTATATGGGCGGAGTGTTTTTCTCTTCCAATTCAAATCCGCCGTTAATAAAAGATCTTATTAAGAATCAAAAACTACCGATTT
- the katX gene encoding catalase KatX: MKDDHQNKHHGTNAQSSEDALSHKTSGKNESEDTLTNRQGHPVTDNQNVRTVGNRGPTTLENYDFLEKISHFDRERIPERVVHARGAGAHGYFEAYGTFGDEPISKYTRARLFQEKGKQTPAFVRFSTVNHGKHSPETLRDPRGFAVKLYTEDGNWDLVGNNLKIFFIRDPLKFPDLVHAFQPDPVTNIQDGERIFDFISQSPEATHMITFLFSPWGIPANYRQMQGSGVHAYKWVNEEGKAVLVKYHFEPKQGIRNLTQKEAEEIQGKNFNHATQDLYEAIENGDYPEWEVYAQIMSDDEHPELDFDPLDPTKLWYKDDFPWKPIGKLVLNKNPENYHAEVEQASFGTGVLVDGLDFSDDKLLQGRTFSYSDTQRYRVGANYLQLPINSPKKHVATNQEGGQMLYRTDRAEGQNPHVNYEPSIMGGLTEAKQDGKDHTPHVEGDVKREAIDRTNNFGQAGETYRRFSEFERNELITNLVNTLSTCRKEIQDQMIENFTKADPDYGKRVAEGLKKVSENNSNGPIGTTETEQAAMQAEQESHPSDPY; encoded by the coding sequence ATGAAAGATGATCATCAAAACAAGCATCACGGAACAAATGCCCAAAGCAGCGAGGATGCGCTTTCTCATAAGACATCCGGGAAAAACGAGTCAGAGGATACTTTGACGAACAGGCAGGGGCACCCTGTCACTGACAACCAAAATGTGAGGACGGTCGGGAACAGAGGGCCTACGACGCTTGAGAACTACGATTTTCTTGAAAAAATCAGCCACTTTGACAGGGAACGCATTCCGGAGCGGGTTGTCCACGCCAGAGGAGCGGGTGCACACGGGTATTTTGAAGCTTATGGAACCTTTGGAGACGAGCCGATCTCAAAGTACACCAGGGCCCGGCTCTTTCAGGAAAAAGGCAAGCAAACGCCGGCATTTGTCCGTTTTTCTACGGTGAATCACGGCAAACACTCACCTGAAACATTGAGAGACCCGCGCGGTTTTGCCGTTAAGCTTTATACCGAAGACGGAAACTGGGATTTGGTCGGGAACAACCTGAAAATCTTTTTTATCCGTGACCCGCTGAAATTCCCGGATCTTGTACACGCATTTCAGCCTGATCCAGTGACCAACATCCAAGATGGTGAACGTATTTTCGATTTCATTTCTCAGTCTCCTGAAGCGACACATATGATCACTTTCTTATTTTCGCCTTGGGGCATTCCGGCCAACTACCGGCAAATGCAGGGTTCGGGCGTACACGCCTATAAATGGGTGAATGAGGAGGGCAAGGCCGTTCTCGTGAAATATCATTTCGAGCCAAAGCAGGGCATCCGCAACCTGACACAAAAGGAAGCGGAAGAGATTCAAGGGAAGAATTTTAACCATGCAACACAGGATTTGTATGAAGCGATTGAAAATGGCGATTATCCAGAATGGGAAGTCTATGCCCAAATCATGAGCGACGATGAGCATCCTGAACTGGACTTTGATCCGCTTGATCCGACAAAGCTGTGGTATAAAGACGATTTCCCATGGAAGCCGATCGGCAAACTCGTTCTGAACAAAAACCCTGAAAACTACCATGCGGAAGTGGAACAAGCATCATTCGGAACGGGAGTGCTTGTTGACGGGCTTGATTTCTCAGATGATAAATTACTTCAGGGGCGGACGTTTTCCTACTCTGATACGCAGCGCTACCGTGTAGGCGCAAATTACCTGCAGCTTCCGATTAACTCGCCGAAAAAGCATGTCGCCACCAACCAGGAAGGCGGACAAATGCTATACCGGACCGATAGAGCAGAAGGCCAAAACCCGCACGTCAACTATGAGCCATCCATTATGGGCGGGCTGACGGAAGCGAAGCAGGATGGCAAAGATCATACGCCGCATGTCGAAGGTGATGTGAAGCGTGAAGCGATCGACAGAACGAACAACTTCGGGCAGGCTGGAGAGACCTACCGGAGATTTTCTGAATTTGAACGGAACGAATTGATCACGAATCTGGTCAATACCCTTTCCACATGCCGAAAAGAAATTCAGGATCAGATGATTGAAAATTTTACAAAAGCTGATCCCGACTATGGAAAACGTGTAGCGGAAGGGCTGAAAAAAGTCTCAGAAAACAATAGCAACGGACCGATCGGCACAACAGAGACTGAGCAGGCTGCCATGCAGGCTGAACAGGAGAGCCATCCGTCTGATCCGTATTAA
- a CDS encoding DNA-3-methyladenine glycosylase, giving the protein MTRERHPLPITFYQKNALELAPALLGCLLVKETDQGTASGYIVETEAYMGAEDRAAHSFNNRRTKRTEIMFADAGRVYTYVMHTHTLLNVVAAEADIPQAVLIRAIEPHEGQLLMEERRPGRRPREWTNGPGKLTKALGVTMNDYGRWITEQPLYIESGYTPEDISTGPRIGIDNSGEARDYPWRFWVTGNRYVSR; this is encoded by the coding sequence GTGACGAGAGAAAGACATCCGCTGCCCATCACGTTTTACCAAAAAAACGCCCTTGAGCTTGCCCCGGCGCTTCTCGGCTGCCTTCTGGTCAAAGAAACAGACCAAGGCACAGCGTCAGGCTATATCGTGGAAACAGAAGCTTATATGGGGGCTGAAGACAGAGCGGCCCACAGCTTTAACAATCGCCGGACGAAGCGGACTGAAATTATGTTTGCGGATGCTGGGCGCGTGTATACATACGTCATGCATACCCATACGTTGCTGAATGTCGTCGCCGCAGAAGCAGATATCCCGCAAGCGGTATTAATCAGGGCGATTGAGCCCCATGAAGGCCAGCTGTTAATGGAAGAAAGGAGGCCGGGCCGTCGTCCGAGGGAATGGACAAACGGACCCGGAAAGCTGACCAAGGCGCTCGGCGTTACGATGAATGACTATGGACGCTGGATCACGGAACAGCCGCTTTACATCGAAAGCGGGTATACACCGGAGGACATTTCAACGGGCCCGCGCATCGGCATTGACAACAGTGGAGAGGCGCGGGATTATCCGTGGCGTTTCTGGGTGACGGGAAACAGGTACGTGTCGCGTTAG
- the licR gene encoding transcriptional regulator LicR → MLHGRLREILRLLMAAEAPVTSSFFAAQLNVTARTVRNDIKELQSVLSGHGALIHSARGSGYKLRIHDEQIFRTLLQDVLLQKKGLPVLPEERMAYLMKRLLLAEHYLKLDELAEELFISKSTLQTDLKEVKKRLLPYRIVMETRPNYGFKLRGDEVQMRYCMAEYIVDERETEIDVLNEKADILPKEEIEIIRSAILKKMKSDRIPLSNLGLNNLIIHIAIACKRIRTENYVSFFQDDMDHILHQKEYQAAEAIIKELESALAVTFPQDEAAYIAMHLLGTKRMTLPQCGEETTSIDEETDQLTFAMIKAVDRELKLGILHDKELKIGLALHVKPAISRNRYGMNLRNPMLAAIKEHYPLAFEAGIIAGMVIKEQTGIGIHENEIGYLALHFGAAIERKKTEVPPKRCIIVCASGAGSAQLLREKLRSHFGRRLDILGTAEYYSLDQMSYDSIDVVISTIPIKKELPVPVLKVNTLLGGTDFTKIESILSDEKEKAVRYLKKELVFLQKDLRSKQEVIQFLGQKAVDCGYADEEIIDSIFEREDMSPTCFGNLVAIPHPLVPQTKTTFWAVCTLEKPIDWEDQRVQFVCLLCVEKENKADLQSMYRLLGSILDDPAAVNQLIKCRSYQELSDVFDKKMPS, encoded by the coding sequence ATGCTTCATGGGCGACTTCGTGAAATTCTGCGCTTGCTGATGGCGGCTGAAGCCCCGGTGACGAGCTCGTTTTTTGCCGCGCAACTAAACGTAACGGCGCGGACGGTCCGCAATGATATAAAGGAATTGCAAAGCGTGCTGAGCGGCCATGGCGCCTTAATCCACTCGGCCAGAGGCTCCGGCTACAAGCTCCGCATTCATGACGAGCAGATATTCAGAACCTTGCTGCAAGATGTGCTTCTGCAAAAAAAGGGCCTGCCGGTGTTGCCGGAGGAGAGAATGGCCTATCTTATGAAACGGCTGCTGCTGGCGGAGCATTATCTCAAGCTAGATGAACTGGCTGAAGAACTATTTATCTCAAAATCTACACTCCAAACGGATTTAAAAGAAGTAAAGAAACGGCTTCTGCCTTACCGCATCGTCATGGAAACCCGTCCGAATTACGGCTTCAAACTGCGCGGGGACGAGGTGCAAATGCGGTACTGTATGGCCGAGTACATTGTTGATGAAAGAGAAACGGAGATTGATGTTCTGAATGAAAAGGCTGATATTTTGCCAAAAGAAGAAATTGAGATCATCCGGTCCGCCATCCTGAAAAAAATGAAAAGCGACCGTATTCCTCTCTCTAACTTGGGACTGAATAACCTCATCATCCATATCGCCATCGCCTGTAAACGGATCAGGACGGAAAACTATGTTTCTTTTTTTCAGGATGATATGGATCATATCTTGCATCAAAAAGAATATCAGGCTGCCGAAGCCATTATAAAAGAGCTGGAATCAGCTCTCGCCGTTACATTTCCGCAAGACGAGGCGGCTTATATCGCCATGCACCTCCTCGGCACAAAACGAATGACGCTGCCACAATGCGGGGAGGAGACAACGTCAATAGACGAAGAAACCGATCAGCTGACTTTTGCTATGATCAAAGCCGTTGATCGAGAACTGAAGCTTGGCATTCTGCATGACAAAGAGCTGAAAATCGGCTTGGCGCTGCATGTGAAGCCGGCGATCAGCCGCAACCGATACGGCATGAATCTTCGGAATCCGATGCTGGCAGCGATCAAGGAACATTATCCGCTCGCTTTTGAAGCCGGAATCATTGCAGGGATGGTCATAAAGGAACAGACGGGCATCGGCATTCATGAAAACGAAATTGGATATCTGGCTCTCCATTTTGGCGCCGCGATTGAACGGAAAAAAACAGAGGTCCCGCCGAAACGCTGTATTATTGTGTGCGCATCTGGCGCGGGAAGCGCCCAGCTGCTGCGAGAAAAACTCCGCTCCCATTTCGGAAGGCGGCTCGATATTCTTGGAACCGCTGAGTATTACAGTCTTGACCAAATGTCCTATGACTCTATTGATGTAGTCATCAGCACCATTCCGATCAAAAAAGAGCTCCCTGTACCAGTGCTAAAGGTCAACACACTCTTGGGCGGAACCGACTTTACAAAAATCGAATCCATTCTAAGCGATGAAAAAGAAAAAGCGGTCCGCTACCTAAAAAAAGAACTCGTTTTTTTACAGAAGGATCTGCGCTCAAAACAAGAAGTGATTCAATTTTTAGGGCAGAAAGCGGTTGATTGTGGCTACGCCGATGAAGAAATCATAGATTCCATTTTTGAAAGAGAAGACATGTCGCCAACGTGTTTTGGCAATCTTGTCGCCATCCCGCACCCGCTCGTTCCGCAGACAAAAACGACGTTTTGGGCCGTTTGCACGCTCGAAAAGCCGATAGATTGGGAGGACCAGCGTGTTCAATTTGTCTGTCTGCTTTGTGTTGAAAAGGAGAACAAAGCGGATTTGCAAAGCATGTATAGATTGCTCGGCAGCATCTTGGATGACCCGGCAGCGGTGAACCAGCTGATCAAATGCCGTTCGTATCAAGAGCTGTCAGATGTGTTTGACAAAAAAATGCCGAGCTGA
- the licB gene encoding PTS lichenan transporter subunit IIB, with the protein MNILLVCAAGMSTSLLVSKMEKSAQEQGKDYTIWAVSGDSVQNHIDKADVLLLGPQVRYMLPQLKKLGESKGVPVDVINTVHYGTCNGAEVLKSAEQLGHVS; encoded by the coding sequence ATGAATATATTACTCGTTTGTGCAGCAGGAATGTCTACCAGCTTACTGGTAAGCAAGATGGAAAAAAGTGCGCAGGAACAAGGAAAAGACTATACCATTTGGGCAGTTTCAGGCGATTCTGTACAGAATCATATCGATAAAGCGGATGTACTGCTTCTCGGCCCGCAAGTCCGTTACATGCTTCCGCAGCTGAAAAAATTAGGAGAGTCAAAGGGGGTTCCGGTAGACGTCATTAATACCGTCCATTATGGCACGTGCAACGGGGCGGAAGTGCTGAAATCAGCTGAGCAGCTTGGACATGTGTCATAG
- the licC gene encoding PTS lichenan transporter subunit IIC: protein MNKVNQILEEKVMPIAGRIAGQRHLQALRDGIILTMPLIIIGSFFLIIGNLPIPGYAEFMAKTFGSSWSEKLAYPVDATFEIMGLVAAFGIAYRLAEKYGVDALSAGAISLAAFLLATPYQVPFIPDGTTKEIMVGGGIPLSLMGSKGLFVAMIIAMVSTEIYRLIIQRNLVFKMPDGVPPAVSKSFVALIPGFAVIFLIWAARLIVEATPFESLHNIVSVLLGTPLSILGGSLGGSLVAEAVKMLLWACGLHGANIVGGVMAPIWYGAMDANRIAFQAGEELPKIFTQQFFDIWVNIGGSGATLALVVTMFLRARSKQMKQLGKLAIGPAIFNINEPIIFGMPIVMNPMLLLPFIITPLVTLTLTYIGMSTGLVAKPAGIAVPWTMPPIFSGYLATGGKVSGAVMQAINIVVSFVVYYPFFRMWDKQKLKEETDLELTQKPAILDDKEAAL, encoded by the coding sequence GTGAATAAAGTCAATCAGATCTTAGAAGAAAAGGTCATGCCTATAGCGGGAAGAATTGCGGGACAGCGTCATTTGCAGGCGCTGCGTGACGGTATCATCCTCACGATGCCGCTAATTATCATCGGTTCCTTTTTTCTCATCATCGGCAACCTCCCGATCCCGGGATACGCTGAGTTTATGGCAAAAACGTTTGGCAGCTCCTGGTCTGAAAAACTGGCCTATCCAGTCGACGCGACCTTTGAAATTATGGGGCTTGTCGCCGCGTTCGGCATCGCCTATCGGCTCGCCGAGAAATACGGCGTTGACGCCCTGTCAGCCGGAGCCATTTCACTAGCGGCATTTCTATTGGCAACACCTTATCAAGTGCCGTTTATACCGGACGGTACGACGAAAGAAATCATGGTCGGCGGAGGAATTCCGCTCTCGCTGATGGGGAGCAAAGGCCTGTTTGTCGCCATGATTATCGCGATGGTCTCGACAGAGATATACCGCCTCATTATCCAGCGCAATTTGGTCTTCAAAATGCCGGATGGCGTTCCGCCGGCAGTCAGCAAGTCATTTGTCGCGTTAATTCCCGGCTTTGCCGTCATCTTCCTGATTTGGGCGGCCCGGCTGATTGTTGAAGCGACACCGTTTGAAAGCCTTCATAATATTGTAAGCGTTTTACTTGGAACGCCGCTTTCTATTCTTGGAGGAAGCCTCGGGGGGAGCCTTGTGGCAGAAGCTGTCAAAATGCTTCTATGGGCCTGCGGACTTCACGGAGCTAACATTGTCGGCGGCGTCATGGCACCGATATGGTATGGCGCCATGGATGCCAACAGGATTGCCTTCCAAGCCGGTGAGGAGCTGCCTAAGATTTTCACCCAGCAGTTTTTCGATATATGGGTCAATATCGGCGGAAGCGGCGCCACTTTGGCACTGGTTGTCACGATGTTCCTGCGCGCCCGAAGCAAACAAATGAAACAGCTCGGCAAGCTTGCGATCGGGCCGGCCATCTTTAATATCAACGAACCGATTATTTTCGGAATGCCAATCGTCATGAACCCGATGCTCTTGCTTCCGTTTATCATCACGCCGCTTGTCACACTGACACTCACCTACATTGGAATGAGCACCGGCCTTGTCGCCAAACCGGCGGGAATCGCAGTGCCGTGGACCATGCCGCCGATCTTTTCAGGGTACTTGGCGACAGGGGGGAAAGTCTCAGGCGCGGTCATGCAAGCCATTAATATCGTTGTATCCTTTGTTGTCTACTATCCGTTTTTTAGAATGTGGGATAAGCAGAAGCTGAAAGAAGAAACCGATCTGGAGCTAACTCAAAAGCCGGCCATATTAGATGACAAAGAAGCGGCTCTCTAG
- the licA gene encoding PTS lichenan transporter subunit IIA, with protein sequence MNEKMEHIIFQIILHGGNGRSSAMEAIAAAKSGDAEEARNKLQEAAEELSKAHHYQTELIQSEAGGEKTEMTLLMVHAQDHLMNAMTVKDMAAEIIALYEKITEQRRASI encoded by the coding sequence GTGAATGAGAAAATGGAGCACATTATTTTTCAAATCATCCTTCACGGAGGAAACGGAAGAAGCTCCGCAATGGAGGCCATTGCCGCTGCGAAAAGCGGTGACGCAGAAGAAGCGCGGAACAAGCTTCAAGAAGCCGCAGAGGAATTGTCAAAAGCCCACCACTATCAGACAGAGCTGATTCAAAGTGAAGCGGGCGGAGAAAAAACGGAAATGACGCTTCTGATGGTTCATGCACAGGATCATTTAATGAATGCGATGACAGTGAAGGATATGGCGGCGGAAATCATTGCGTTATATGAAAAGATTACCGAGCAAAGGAGAGCAAGCATATGA
- the licH gene encoding 6-phospho-beta-glucosidase LicH, with protein MTKGLKIVTIGGGSSYTPELVEGLIKRYDELPVRELWLVDIPEGEEKLNIVGTLAKRMVEKAGVPIDIHLTLDRRQALKDADFVTTQFRVGLLQARAKDERIPLKYGVIGQETNGPGGLFKGLRTIPVILEIAKDMEELCPNAWLVNFTNPAGMVTEALLRYSNLKKVVGLCNVPIGIKMGVAKALDVDVNRVDVQFAGLNHMVFGLDVFLDGVSVKDQVIEAMGDPKNAMTMKNIAGAEWEPEFLKALNIIPCGYHRYYFKTKEMLEHELEASQTEGTRAEVVQKVEKELFDLYKDPNLAIKPPQLEKRGGAYYSDAACNLISSIYNDKHDIQPVNTMNNGAIASIPDDSAVEVNCVMTKNGPQPIAVGDLPVSVRGLVQQIKSFERVAAEAAVTGDYQTALLAMTINPLVPSDTVAKEILDDMLEAHKAYLPQFFNKIEA; from the coding sequence ATGACAAAAGGATTAAAGATTGTAACGATTGGCGGAGGTTCAAGCTACACGCCCGAGCTCGTGGAAGGATTGATTAAACGGTATGATGAGCTGCCTGTTCGTGAATTATGGCTCGTCGATATCCCGGAGGGCGAAGAAAAGCTCAATATTGTCGGCACGCTCGCCAAACGGATGGTTGAAAAAGCCGGTGTCCCGATCGACATTCATCTTACGCTCGACCGGAGACAAGCGCTGAAAGACGCAGACTTTGTCACGACTCAATTCCGCGTGGGACTTCTGCAGGCAAGAGCCAAGGATGAGCGCATCCCATTAAAATACGGCGTCATCGGCCAGGAAACGAACGGCCCGGGAGGCTTGTTTAAAGGGTTGCGCACGATTCCGGTCATCCTTGAAATCGCAAAGGACATGGAAGAGCTTTGCCCGAACGCATGGCTCGTTAACTTCACAAACCCGGCCGGCATGGTGACAGAAGCACTGCTTCGCTACTCTAACCTGAAGAAAGTCGTTGGTCTCTGTAACGTTCCAATTGGCATCAAAATGGGCGTGGCCAAAGCGCTTGATGTGGATGTGAACCGCGTAGACGTCCAATTCGCCGGACTGAATCATATGGTGTTCGGGCTTGATGTTTTTCTGGACGGCGTCAGTGTGAAGGATCAAGTCATCGAAGCGATGGGGGACCCGAAAAACGCGATGACAATGAAAAACATCGCAGGCGCAGAATGGGAGCCGGAATTTTTAAAAGCGCTCAATATCATCCCTTGCGGCTACCATCGTTACTACTTCAAAACAAAAGAAATGCTGGAGCACGAACTGGAAGCATCACAAACGGAAGGCACCCGCGCTGAAGTTGTGCAGAAGGTTGAAAAAGAACTGTTTGACCTTTATAAAGACCCGAATCTCGCGATCAAACCGCCGCAGCTGGAAAAACGGGGCGGTGCTTATTACAGCGATGCCGCGTGTAATTTAATCAGCTCCATTTACAATGATAAACACGACATTCAGCCGGTGAACACGATGAATAACGGGGCAATCGCGAGTATCCCAGACGATTCCGCGGTGGAAGTGAACTGTGTAATGACGAAAAACGGCCCTCAGCCAATTGCTGTCGGCGACTTGCCGGTATCTGTCAGGGGTCTCGTCCAGCAAATCAAATCCTTTGAGCGTGTCGCGGCAGAAGCGGCGGTTACAGGCGACTATCAAACAGCGCTCCTCGCCATGACGATTAACCCGCTCGTTCCGTCCGACACAGTGGCAAAAGAGATTTTAGACGACATGCTGGAGGCGCACAAAGCGTACCTGCCGCAGTTCTTTAACAAAATTGAAGCGTAA
- a CDS encoding branched-chain amino acid aminotransferase has protein sequence MTKQEIRVELTTAKKPKPDPNQLSFGRVFTDHMFVMDYAADKGWYDPRIIPYQSFSMDPAAMVYHYGQTVFEGLKAYVTEDDHVLLFRPEKNMERLNQSNDRLCIPQIDEEQVLEGLKQLVAIDKDWIPNAEGTSLYIRPFIIATEPFLGVAASHTYKLFIILSPVGSYYKEGIKPVKIAVESEFVRAVKGGTGNAKTAGNYASSLKAQQVAEEKGFSQVLWLDGIEKKYIEEVGSMNIFFKINGEIITPVLNGSILEGITRNSVIALLKHWGFPVSERKIAIDEVIQAHKDGILEEAFGTGTAAVISPVGELIWQDETLAINNGETGEIAKKLYDTITGIQKGAVTDEFGWTTEIAALTESK, from the coding sequence ATGACTAAACAAGAGATTCGCGTTGAATTGACAACGGCAAAAAAACCGAAACCAGATCCAAATCAGCTTTCGTTCGGAAGAGTGTTTACAGACCACATGTTTGTAATGGACTATGCGGCGGATAAAGGATGGTACGACCCAAGAATCATTCCTTATCAATCCTTTTCAATGGATCCAGCTGCAATGGTATATCACTACGGCCAAACCGTGTTTGAAGGGTTAAAGGCTTACGTCACAGAGGATGACCATGTCCTGCTTTTCAGACCGGAAAAAAATATGGAGCGCCTCAATCAATCAAACGACCGCCTCTGCATCCCGCAAATCGATGAAGAACAGGTACTCGAGGGCTTGAAACAGCTTGTCGCGATTGATAAAGACTGGATTCCGAATGCGGAGGGCACATCCCTTTATATCCGCCCGTTCATCATCGCCACCGAGCCTTTCCTTGGTGTTGCGGCATCTCATACGTATAAGCTCTTTATCATTCTCTCCCCGGTCGGCTCTTATTATAAAGAAGGCATCAAACCAGTCAAAATCGCTGTTGAAAGTGAATTTGTCCGTGCGGTAAAAGGCGGAACGGGAAATGCCAAAACCGCTGGAAATTACGCTTCAAGCTTAAAAGCGCAACAGGTAGCCGAAGAGAAAGGATTTTCACAAGTGCTCTGGCTGGACGGGATTGAGAAGAAATACATTGAAGAAGTCGGGAGCATGAACATCTTCTTCAAAATCAACGGTGAAATCATAACGCCGGTGCTGAACGGAAGCATCCTGGAAGGCATCACGCGAAATTCCGTCATCGCCTTGCTGAAGCATTGGGGATTTCCTGTTTCAGAACGGAAAATTGCGATCGATGAGGTCATCCAAGCCCATAAAGACGGCATCCTTGAAGAAGCCTTCGGAACTGGTACAGCAGCAGTTATTTCTCCAGTCGGCGAGCTGATCTGGCAGGATGAAACACTTGCGATCAACAACGGCGAAACAGGAGAAATCGCCAAAAAACTGTATGACACGATTACTGGCATTCAAAAAGGCGCTGTCACAGACGAATTCGGATGGACGACCGAAATCGCAGCGCTTACTGAAAGCAAGTAA
- a CDS encoding SDR family oxidoreductase, which translates to MKLTGNTVLITGGSAGIGLELAKRLLELGNEVIICGRSEARLTEAKQQLPNIHTKQCDVSDRSQREALYEWALKEFPDLNVLVNNAGIQKEIDFKKGTEELFVDGDEIELNVQAPVHLSALFTPHLMKQPEAAIVQVTSGLAFNPLAVYPVYCATKAALHSFSLTLRHQLRDTSVEVIEMAPPMVDRGLNQKSRDKQGLTYRGISAEEYVQYVLDGLKEGKQEITNERVEGLRNATRADYDRVFEQMNTQEN; encoded by the coding sequence ATGAAATTGACAGGCAATACGGTTTTAATTACAGGGGGTTCCGCTGGCATCGGTCTTGAACTTGCTAAGCGCCTGCTGGAACTTGGCAATGAAGTTATCATTTGCGGACGCAGCGAAGCGCGGCTTACAGAAGCGAAGCAGCAGCTTCCAAACATCCATACAAAGCAATGTGATGTTTCAGACCGTTCGCAGCGGGAAGCATTGTATGAATGGGCTTTAAAGGAATTTCCGGACCTGAATGTTCTCGTCAACAACGCCGGCATTCAAAAGGAAATTGACTTCAAAAAAGGGACGGAAGAGCTTTTTGTGGACGGAGATGAAATTGAACTTAATGTCCAAGCGCCTGTCCATTTATCAGCCCTTTTCACGCCTCATTTGATGAAGCAGCCCGAGGCGGCAATCGTTCAGGTCACATCCGGGCTTGCGTTTAATCCGTTAGCTGTTTATCCGGTGTACTGCGCAACGAAAGCGGCCCTTCACTCGTTCTCGCTTACGCTGAGACACCAGCTCCGTGACACGAGCGTGGAAGTGATTGAAATGGCGCCGCCTATGGTTGACAGGGGTTTAAACCAAAAATCACGCGATAAACAAGGCCTGACGTACCGCGGCATATCAGCCGAAGAATATGTTCAGTATGTCTTGGACGGGTTGAAGGAAGGCAAACAAGAGATTACAAATGAACGTGTCGAAGGTCTTCGGAACGCCACTCGAGCCGATTACGACAGGGTGTTTGAGCAAATGAACACGCAGGAGAATTAA